TCCTTCAAGATAGATGCGGAACGGCTGAATTTTTGCTTCTCTTCAGGATCAAGGTTTAACTGAATTATTTCCTTTATGCCTTTCCTATTAATAATAGCCGGTACACCTATATACAAATCCTCTTCTCCATACTCTCCTTGTAGATAACCTGAAATCGTTAATACAGCATTCTCATTGTGCAGTATGGCACGAGTGAGGCGAACGAGTCCCATAGCTATCCCGTAGTGAGTAGCCCCTTTACGCTCAATAATATGATAGGCAGCATCTCTTACTTGTGCAAAGATGGAGTCGAGATCCTCTACATCATATTTTTCAGGATGGTCATGTATGCGATCAAATATAGAGCGCCCCGCTACATTAGCATGGCTCCAAACGGGTAGTTCAGAATCTCCGTGCTCTCCCATAATGTAAGCATGAATATTTTTCGAGTCCACTTCAAAGTACTCGCTTAATTGAAATCTCAGTCTAGCGGTATCCAATATTGTTCCTGAACCGATCACTCGATGGACTGGGAGACCTGAAAACTGCCAAGTCATATAAGTTAGAATGTCCACTGGATTTGTAGCAACTAAGAAAATACCATCAAACCCGCTGGTCATGACGGATTCAACAATGGATTTAAAGATGGATGTGTTTTTTTCGACAAGATCTAAACGAGTTTCACCAGGCTTTTGATTAGCTCCGGCCGTAATGACCACGATATCAGCAGAACTGCAGTCCTCATAATTACCAAACCAGATTTTCTTATTGGAAGGCGCAAAAGCTAATCCATGATTTAAATCCATGGCATCTCCTTCAGACTTCTCCTTATTTAAATCAATAAGTACTAATTCGTCTGCAACACCTTGATTCAATAAGGCGAATGCATAACTAGACCCTACGGCACCTGTACCTATCAAGGCAACTCGGTTTACTCGCTCCATGCCATCAACTCCCCCTTGAATTTTTGTTACTCTCATTGTAAATCATACTATAGAAATTATGCGACGCGCACTCTCATTCTTTATGAACGTTTTGTTAAGGCTGTCTGGTATTAAATAACCCGCTTTCCGTAAGGATATGATCCACTCTCTGGTCAAACTTCTCTATTGGCAGAGAAGAGACCTTCTGTGCCTCTGAAGCGATCATGATCGTCTCTCCATCAAATTCCTCTAAAAACCTATCATAATACCCACCACCATAACCTATTCTGTAGCCATAGTTATCAAAAAGCAGTCCAGGGACTAAAAGTAAATGAATCTCTTCCTTTTTTACCTTCACTGCAGCAGCAGGATCTGGTTCTTTCAATCCAAAATAAACGGTTTCTAACTGACCATAATCTTCCAGTTTATAAAAATCCATCTCTCTAGTCTTAGGAATACATTTTGGCACAACTACCTGCTTATGCTCCTTCCACCCTTGATCAATAATAGGATATGTAGACCATTCATGTTCCTGAGATATAGTCATTCCTATCATTTTCGCATTTTTCCATAGATCACTTTTGAACAAGTGCTGATATAGGGCCTTTTGAATCGAATTTTTATTATCCCTGGAAAGGTTATTCAATGTTTGCTTACCTATTCTTCTACACTCTTTTTTATCCATAACCCCAATCTCCTTTTAGAATTGTCTATCTTAAAAATAAAATAAACAGTTGACGTTGAAAAGTCTTAAATATAAGGCTCTAGCCAATTTTTACAATAGATTTATTAAACAATCGGGCGGGATTTTTTTGACTCGAGTTCGATATATTGTGTGGAGAAAGGGGCTCCAGGGGACGGCTCGGCCAGCTCTTCGCCCAGACACTCGCGTCACAAGCAGGAAATTCAGGCGGAACGAATGAACCGCATCCCTTTTGAGCTTGCAGTAGTCTTCGCCGTTCCCTTCCGCCCCTTTGAGATCGTTAGAGTTCTCGAAATCTCCTATAAAAAAATCCTATCCAAAGAGGTAGGACTCGTAAGATCAGCATAATTTTTAGCACTTCAGAGCGAATAACCGCGCTATAGAAGTATTTGAAGCTGATTCAGCAGGCTACCCCCCCTACAGAAGGGTCCGATCGCAAAATTATAGTTAGGCTGGTCGGGAAATGAGGAGCCTCCCGTGGGAGAAAGAGCCCTTTCCATTTAACGCAACGTTCCCAATAGTCTTGAAACGGATCCTTACAGTACCAGGAACTTGACTGAGAAGAAATAATATAAAAAAAACAGTAGGAAATAATCCTACTGTTTTATTTAGTCTCACGGTGCAAGGTGTGTTTACCTAGACGAGGACTATATTTACTTAGTTCCAAACGCTCAGGGTTTTTACGTTTGTTTTTTGTAGTAATATAATTACGGTCACCTGTTTCAGTACAAGCAAGTGTAATGTTTACACGCATTGTCTATCCCTCCAAATTCAATCTTTTCACTATATTATCTATTTCATCAGACTCTATTAATATTAACAAATTACCTTGTTCCTTTCAAGTATGATTTTGCAGTGGTCATACATACATTTAAAAA
The Halobacillus halophilus DSM 2266 DNA segment above includes these coding regions:
- a CDS encoding 5-formyltetrahydrofolate cyclo-ligase — its product is MDKKECRRIGKQTLNNLSRDNKNSIQKALYQHLFKSDLWKNAKMIGMTISQEHEWSTYPIIDQGWKEHKQVVVPKCIPKTREMDFYKLEDYGQLETVYFGLKEPDPAAAVKVKKEEIHLLLVPGLLFDNYGYRIGYGGGYYDRFLEEFDGETIMIASEAQKVSSLPIEKFDQRVDHILTESGLFNTRQP
- the rpmG gene encoding 50S ribosomal protein L33, giving the protein MRVNITLACTETGDRNYITTKNKRKNPERLELSKYSPRLGKHTLHRETK
- a CDS encoding L-lactate dehydrogenase — translated: MERVNRVALIGTGAVGSSYAFALLNQGVADELVLIDLNKEKSEGDAMDLNHGLAFAPSNKKIWFGNYEDCSSADIVVITAGANQKPGETRLDLVEKNTSIFKSIVESVMTSGFDGIFLVATNPVDILTYMTWQFSGLPVHRVIGSGTILDTARLRFQLSEYFEVDSKNIHAYIMGEHGDSELPVWSHANVAGRSIFDRIHDHPEKYDVEDLDSIFAQVRDAAYHIIERKGATHYGIAMGLVRLTRAILHNENAVLTISGYLQGEYGEEDLYIGVPAIINRKGIKEIIQLNLDPEEKQKFSRSASILKESMEPVLNKYKDA